The Populus alba chromosome 6, ASM523922v2, whole genome shotgun sequence genome contains a region encoding:
- the LOC118032215 gene encoding enhancer of mRNA-decapping protein 4 isoform X1 gives MASPGNPHQQGGGGAIGGGGGGGFDMNKLLKPSSANPMSIMQPPNQQQQQQGPSPNSNTITTENLTASPSFPLPPSSPPYLTPSSSYPPPTGPYHPYHHPHYLSPYPPPPPFQQLHNQFLTNTNIHHQNRPQPISSFAPPPPPLSPSNSGGAVLMDILTNQNQQQPPLSTNLSGPLPSYASSAVSTATSAPPVPSAPPVSLASPTQQCCTPPVRMLSTKLPKGRHLNGSHVVYDIDVRLQGEVQPQLEVTPITKYVSDPGLVLGRQIAVNRNYICYGLKPGAIRILNINTALRSLLRGHNQKVTDMAFFAEDVHLLASACVDGCVFIRKINEGPDEEEKPQIFERILLAIHIIADGELVHPRVCWHPHKQEILVVAIGNLILKIDTNKVGKGTGFSAEQPLTCPVDKLIEGVQLVGKHDGEVIELSMCQWMTTRLASASTDGAVKIWEDRKAVPLAVFRPHDGNPVNSVAFLTAPDHPDHIVLITGGPLNQELKIWASASEEGWLLPSNAESWQCNQTLTLKSSVESNAEDAFFDQVVALPRAGLFLLANAKKNAIYAVHLEYGPYPAATRMDYIAEFTVTMPILSLTGTSDSLPNGEHIVQVYCVQTQAIQQYALNLSQCLPPPLENMELERTESNVSHAFDSDGSTIMESSHGSKPAYMSAGNIASIPPMTSSSSESAPAANHPEGLGSSDVNSSLDIASSDGQTMATASHNNADNTNTVPPLLPMSPRLPRKLSGLQSLSNSTDTSLQLSDHAGDQSVPDYLVDRRIETVKDNASDTSSGDKLSKGEKNVKQTDIAMVSETPIMFKHPTHLITPSEILSRAVSSENSQTTQGLNVAEAKIQDVLVNNDIESAEVELKVVGETGTDQNNDFDLPRESHTAVAEKKEKSFYSQASDLGIQMARDCCVEAYSVGPIQQADEGSITEVLDRPPSDEDEKQDMTKDVPAKSGEPETSVEVPESPAPTTKAKKRKGKSSQVSVQSSPSPSPFNSTDSSNEPVCSPCAQSSDAALPQILAMQGTLDQLMNMQKEMQKQMNTMISVPVSKEGKRLEASLGRSIEKVVRANTDALWVRFQEENTKHEKLERDRIQQLANLITNFINKDLPTALEKTLKKEIAAIGPAVARAITPILEKSISSSIMESFQKGVGKKAVNQLEKTVSSKLEVTVARQIQSQFQTSGKQALQDALRSTLEASIIPAFEMSCKVMFDQVDATFQKELSKHINDTQQQFNSMHSPLAITLRDAINSASSLTQTLSGELADGQQQLLALAAAGASSEVGNPSAKLGNGPLPGLHEMPEAPLDPTKELSRLIAERKYEEAFTVALHRNDVTIVSWLCSQVDLQGILSMSPLPPLSQGVLLALLQQLACDITNETSRKLGWMTDVAAAINPVDPMIAVHVRPIFEQVYQVVINRRSLPSTSASEAPSIRLLLVVINSVLRSCK, from the exons ATGGCTTCACCTGGTAATCCACATCAACAAGGAGGCGGGGGGGCAATAGGAGGAGGAGGCGGAGGAGGTTTTGATATGAATAAACTGCTTAAACCCTCTTCTGCAAATCCTATGAGTATAATGCAACCCCcaaaccaacaacaacaacaacagggtCCTTCTCCCAATAGTAACACTATCACCACTGAGAATCTCACTGCCTCTCCTTCcttccctctccctccctcttcTCCACCTTATCTAACTCCATCTTCTTCTTATCCACCTCCTACTGGCCCTTATCACCCTTATCACCACCCTCACTATCTCTCCCCTtaccctcctcctccaccttttcAGCAACTTCACAATCAGTTCCTTACTAATACTAATATCCATCACCAAAATAGACCACAGCCCATCTCTTCTTTtgcacctcctcctcctcctctctcaCCTAGTAATTCAggtggtgctgttttgatggaCATCTTGACCAATCAAAACCAACAGCAGCCACCTCTCTCCACTAATCTTAGTGGGCCTCTCCCTTCTTATGCTTCCTCCGCTGTATCCACCGCCACCAGTGCTCCTCCTGTCCCCTCTGCCCCTCCTGTTAGTTTAGCATCTCCGACGCAGCAATGCTGCACTCCTCCAGTGAGGATGCTCAGCACCAAGCTCCCTAAGGGCCGGCATTTGAATGGAAGCCATGTCGTGTATGATATTGATGTGAGATTGCAAGGTGAGGTGCAGCCTCAACTTGAAGTCACTCCCATCACTAAATATGTCTCCGATCCTGGTCTTGTTCTCGGCCGTCAGATTGCTGTTAATAGGAATTACATCTGCTATGGACTCAAGCCTGGTGCTATTCGTATCCTCAATATTAATACTGCTTTGAGATCATTGCTTCGCGGTCATAACCAg AAAGTAACAGACATGGCTTTCTTCGCCGAGGATGTTCACCTTCTGGCCAG TGCATGTGTTGATGGATGTGTTTTCATACGGAAGATCAATGAGGGCCCAGATGAGGAAGAAAAACCTCAAATTTTTGAAAGGATACTTCTTGCCATTCACATAATAGCAGATGGAGAACTGGTCCACCCACGAGTGTGCTGGCATCCACACAAACAA GAAATTTTGGTTGTTGCAATTGGAAACCTCATCCTGAAAATCGATACCAATAAAGTTGGAAAAGGCACGGGATTTTCAGCTGAGCAACCTCTCACTTGTCCTGTTGATAAGCTGATTGAAGGTGTCCAGCTTGTTGGTAAGCACGACGGCGAAGTCATTGAGTTGTCAATGTGTCAATGGATGACCACCCGTTTAGCTTCAGCTTCAACAGATGGCGCG GTCAAGATTTGGGAAGACCGTAAGGCAGTACCACTTGCAGTATTCAGACCACATGATGGTAATCCTGTAAATTCTGTGGCATTCCTGACTGCCCCTGACCACCCTGATCACATTGTTCTTATCACTGGG GGCCCGCTGAATCAGGAACTGAAGATATGGGCCTCTGCAAGTGAGGAGGGCTGGTTGTTGCCTAGTAATGCTGAATCATGGCAGTGCAATCAGACTTTGACCTTGAAGAGTTCGGTTGAATCTAACGCTGAGGATGCATTCTTTGATCAAGTGGTGGCGCTGCCCCGTGCAGGCTTATTTCTGCTGGCAAATGCCAAGAAGAATGCCATATATGCTGTACACTTGGAATATGGCCCTTATCCTGCTGCAACCCGCATGGATTACATAGCTGAGTTTACAGTTACGATGCCTATTTTGAGTCTTACTGGAACTAGTGATAGTTTACCAAATGGAGAACATATTGTTCAGGTTTACTGTGTGCAAACACAAGCTATTCAACAATATGCATTGAACTTGTCTCAATGCCTTCCACCACCTCTGGAGAACATGGAGTTGGAGAGAACAGAATCTAATGTTTCTCATGCTTTCGATTCTGATGGTTCCACTATTATGGAATCTTCTCATGGAAGTAAACCTGCTTATATGTCCGCAGGTAACATTGCTTCCATTCCACCAATGACTTCAAGCAGTTCTGAAAGTGCTCCTGCAGCAAATCATCCAGAAGGCTTAGGTTCTTCTGATGTTAATAGCTCACTAGATATAGCTTCTTCTGATGGGCAAACCATGGCTACTGCATCACATAATAACGCTGACAATACCAACACTGTACCACCCCTTCTACCAATGAGTCCAAGGTTGCCTCGAAAGTTGTCTGGTCTCCAGAGCCTGTCAAATAGCACAGATACTAGTTTGCAGCTCAGTGATCATGCTGGTGACCAGTCTGTTCCAGATTATTTGGTGGACCGCAGAATTGAAACTGTGAAGGATAATGCAAGTGATACATCCTCTGGTGATAAATTGAGTAAGGGTGAGAAGAATGTCAAACAAACTGATATTGCAATGGTTTCTGAAACTCCAATAATGTTTAAACACCCAACTCATCTTATAACTCCATCGGAGATATTATCCAGGGCCGTTTCTTCTGAAAATTCTCAAACCACTCAGGGCCTGAATGTCGCAGAGGCAAAGATTCAGGATGTGCTTGTGAACAATGATATTGAAAGTGCTGAAGTGGAGCTTAAAGTTGTTGGAGAGACAGGAACTGATCAAAATAATGACTTTGACTTGCCCAGAGAATCTCACACTGCTGTTgcagagaagaaagagaaatcCTTCTACTCTCAGGCCTCAGATCTTGGCATTCAGATGGCAAGAGATTGTTGTGTGGAAGCTTATAGTGTTGGGCCAATCCAACAAGCTGATGAAGGTAGTATTACTGAGGTACTTGATAGACCTCCTAGTGATGAAGATGAGAAGCAAGATATGACTAAAGATGTGCCTGCAAAAAGTGGTGAACCAGAAACTTCTGTGGAAGTTCCAGAGTCCCCAGCCCCTACAACTAAAGCAAAAAAACGAAAAGGGAAAAGTTCGCAAGTATCCGTTCAATCTTCCCCTTCCCCGAGTCCATTCAACTCTACCGATTCATCCAACGAACCAGTTTGCAGTCCCTGTGCCCAATCTAGTGATGCTGCTTTACCTCAGATATTGGCCATGCAGGGTACACTTGATCAG TTAATGAACATGCAGAAAGAAATGCAGAAGCAGATGAATACAATGATTTCTGTCCCAGTTTCCAAAGAAGGTAAAAGACTTGAGGCATCATTGGGCCGGAGCATTGAGAAAGTTGTTAGGGCTAACACAGATGCTCTATGGGTTCGTTTTCAAGAAGAAAACACTAAGCATGAGAAATTAGAAAGGGACCGAATACAGCAGTTAGCAAATTTGATAACAAATTTTATAAACAAGGATTTGCCAACAGCTTTGGAGAAAACTTTAAAGAAGGAAATAGCTGCAATTGGACCTGCTGTTGCTCGTGCTATCACTCCCATTTTGGAGAAAAGCATATCATCATCTATTATGGAGTCATTCCAG AAAGGGGTGGGAAAGAAGGCAGTGAATCAGCTAGAGAAGACAGTTAGTTCAAAGCTTGAAGTTACAGTGGCCAGGCAAATCCAATCACAGTTTCAAACTTCTGGCAAGCAAGCTCTTCAG GATGCATTAAGGTCTACTCTAGAAGCCTCAATTATTCCTGCGTTTGAGATGTCCTGCAAAGTTATGTTTGATCAAGTTGATGCCACATTTCAGAAAGAGCTTAGTAAGCATATAAATGACACTCAGCAACAGTTCAATTCCATGCATTCTCCTTTGGCCATCACTCTGAGG GATGCTATCAATTCAGCATCATCACTCACTCAAACCTTAAGTGGAGAGCTGGCTGATGGCCAACAGCAGCTCTTAGCTTTGGCAGCTGCAGGTGCAAGCTCAGAAGTAGGAAATCCTTCAGCAAAGTTGGGCAATGGACCATTGCCTGGTTTGCATGAGATG CCCGAGGCACCTTTGGATCCAACAAAAGAATTATCAAGGTTAATAGCTGAGCGGAAGTATGAGGAGGCATTCACTGTAGCTCTGCACAGAAATGATGTCACAATAGTTTCCTGGTTATGTTCTCAG GTTGATCTACAAGGGATTTTGTCCATGTCACCGCTCCCACCTCTAAGCCAAGGAGTTCTGCTGGCCCTTCTACAGCAATTGGCATGTGATATTACTAACGAAACCTCTAGAAAGTTGGGATGGATGACAGATGTGGCTGCTGCTATAAACCCTGTCGATCCAATGATTGCAGTGCATGTAAGACCAATCTTTGAACAGGTTTACCAGGTAGTTATCAATCGAAGGAGTCTACCTAGTACTTCTGCTTCAGAAGCCCCAAGCATACGCCTTCTTCTGGTTGTCATAAATTCTGTGCTAAGGAGCTGTAAATGA
- the LOC118032215 gene encoding enhancer of mRNA-decapping protein 4 isoform X2 yields MAFFAEDVHLLASACVDGCVFIRKINEGPDEEEKPQIFERILLAIHIIADGELVHPRVCWHPHKQEILVVAIGNLILKIDTNKVGKGTGFSAEQPLTCPVDKLIEGVQLVGKHDGEVIELSMCQWMTTRLASASTDGAVKIWEDRKAVPLAVFRPHDGNPVNSVAFLTAPDHPDHIVLITGGPLNQELKIWASASEEGWLLPSNAESWQCNQTLTLKSSVESNAEDAFFDQVVALPRAGLFLLANAKKNAIYAVHLEYGPYPAATRMDYIAEFTVTMPILSLTGTSDSLPNGEHIVQVYCVQTQAIQQYALNLSQCLPPPLENMELERTESNVSHAFDSDGSTIMESSHGSKPAYMSAGNIASIPPMTSSSSESAPAANHPEGLGSSDVNSSLDIASSDGQTMATASHNNADNTNTVPPLLPMSPRLPRKLSGLQSLSNSTDTSLQLSDHAGDQSVPDYLVDRRIETVKDNASDTSSGDKLSKGEKNVKQTDIAMVSETPIMFKHPTHLITPSEILSRAVSSENSQTTQGLNVAEAKIQDVLVNNDIESAEVELKVVGETGTDQNNDFDLPRESHTAVAEKKEKSFYSQASDLGIQMARDCCVEAYSVGPIQQADEGSITEVLDRPPSDEDEKQDMTKDVPAKSGEPETSVEVPESPAPTTKAKKRKGKSSQVSVQSSPSPSPFNSTDSSNEPVCSPCAQSSDAALPQILAMQGTLDQLMNMQKEMQKQMNTMISVPVSKEGKRLEASLGRSIEKVVRANTDALWVRFQEENTKHEKLERDRIQQLANLITNFINKDLPTALEKTLKKEIAAIGPAVARAITPILEKSISSSIMESFQKGVGKKAVNQLEKTVSSKLEVTVARQIQSQFQTSGKQALQDALRSTLEASIIPAFEMSCKVMFDQVDATFQKELSKHINDTQQQFNSMHSPLAITLRDAINSASSLTQTLSGELADGQQQLLALAAAGASSEVGNPSAKLGNGPLPGLHEMPEAPLDPTKELSRLIAERKYEEAFTVALHRNDVTIVSWLCSQVDLQGILSMSPLPPLSQGVLLALLQQLACDITNETSRKLGWMTDVAAAINPVDPMIAVHVRPIFEQVYQVVINRRSLPSTSASEAPSIRLLLVVINSVLRSCK; encoded by the exons ATGGCTTTCTTCGCCGAGGATGTTCACCTTCTGGCCAG TGCATGTGTTGATGGATGTGTTTTCATACGGAAGATCAATGAGGGCCCAGATGAGGAAGAAAAACCTCAAATTTTTGAAAGGATACTTCTTGCCATTCACATAATAGCAGATGGAGAACTGGTCCACCCACGAGTGTGCTGGCATCCACACAAACAA GAAATTTTGGTTGTTGCAATTGGAAACCTCATCCTGAAAATCGATACCAATAAAGTTGGAAAAGGCACGGGATTTTCAGCTGAGCAACCTCTCACTTGTCCTGTTGATAAGCTGATTGAAGGTGTCCAGCTTGTTGGTAAGCACGACGGCGAAGTCATTGAGTTGTCAATGTGTCAATGGATGACCACCCGTTTAGCTTCAGCTTCAACAGATGGCGCG GTCAAGATTTGGGAAGACCGTAAGGCAGTACCACTTGCAGTATTCAGACCACATGATGGTAATCCTGTAAATTCTGTGGCATTCCTGACTGCCCCTGACCACCCTGATCACATTGTTCTTATCACTGGG GGCCCGCTGAATCAGGAACTGAAGATATGGGCCTCTGCAAGTGAGGAGGGCTGGTTGTTGCCTAGTAATGCTGAATCATGGCAGTGCAATCAGACTTTGACCTTGAAGAGTTCGGTTGAATCTAACGCTGAGGATGCATTCTTTGATCAAGTGGTGGCGCTGCCCCGTGCAGGCTTATTTCTGCTGGCAAATGCCAAGAAGAATGCCATATATGCTGTACACTTGGAATATGGCCCTTATCCTGCTGCAACCCGCATGGATTACATAGCTGAGTTTACAGTTACGATGCCTATTTTGAGTCTTACTGGAACTAGTGATAGTTTACCAAATGGAGAACATATTGTTCAGGTTTACTGTGTGCAAACACAAGCTATTCAACAATATGCATTGAACTTGTCTCAATGCCTTCCACCACCTCTGGAGAACATGGAGTTGGAGAGAACAGAATCTAATGTTTCTCATGCTTTCGATTCTGATGGTTCCACTATTATGGAATCTTCTCATGGAAGTAAACCTGCTTATATGTCCGCAGGTAACATTGCTTCCATTCCACCAATGACTTCAAGCAGTTCTGAAAGTGCTCCTGCAGCAAATCATCCAGAAGGCTTAGGTTCTTCTGATGTTAATAGCTCACTAGATATAGCTTCTTCTGATGGGCAAACCATGGCTACTGCATCACATAATAACGCTGACAATACCAACACTGTACCACCCCTTCTACCAATGAGTCCAAGGTTGCCTCGAAAGTTGTCTGGTCTCCAGAGCCTGTCAAATAGCACAGATACTAGTTTGCAGCTCAGTGATCATGCTGGTGACCAGTCTGTTCCAGATTATTTGGTGGACCGCAGAATTGAAACTGTGAAGGATAATGCAAGTGATACATCCTCTGGTGATAAATTGAGTAAGGGTGAGAAGAATGTCAAACAAACTGATATTGCAATGGTTTCTGAAACTCCAATAATGTTTAAACACCCAACTCATCTTATAACTCCATCGGAGATATTATCCAGGGCCGTTTCTTCTGAAAATTCTCAAACCACTCAGGGCCTGAATGTCGCAGAGGCAAAGATTCAGGATGTGCTTGTGAACAATGATATTGAAAGTGCTGAAGTGGAGCTTAAAGTTGTTGGAGAGACAGGAACTGATCAAAATAATGACTTTGACTTGCCCAGAGAATCTCACACTGCTGTTgcagagaagaaagagaaatcCTTCTACTCTCAGGCCTCAGATCTTGGCATTCAGATGGCAAGAGATTGTTGTGTGGAAGCTTATAGTGTTGGGCCAATCCAACAAGCTGATGAAGGTAGTATTACTGAGGTACTTGATAGACCTCCTAGTGATGAAGATGAGAAGCAAGATATGACTAAAGATGTGCCTGCAAAAAGTGGTGAACCAGAAACTTCTGTGGAAGTTCCAGAGTCCCCAGCCCCTACAACTAAAGCAAAAAAACGAAAAGGGAAAAGTTCGCAAGTATCCGTTCAATCTTCCCCTTCCCCGAGTCCATTCAACTCTACCGATTCATCCAACGAACCAGTTTGCAGTCCCTGTGCCCAATCTAGTGATGCTGCTTTACCTCAGATATTGGCCATGCAGGGTACACTTGATCAG TTAATGAACATGCAGAAAGAAATGCAGAAGCAGATGAATACAATGATTTCTGTCCCAGTTTCCAAAGAAGGTAAAAGACTTGAGGCATCATTGGGCCGGAGCATTGAGAAAGTTGTTAGGGCTAACACAGATGCTCTATGGGTTCGTTTTCAAGAAGAAAACACTAAGCATGAGAAATTAGAAAGGGACCGAATACAGCAGTTAGCAAATTTGATAACAAATTTTATAAACAAGGATTTGCCAACAGCTTTGGAGAAAACTTTAAAGAAGGAAATAGCTGCAATTGGACCTGCTGTTGCTCGTGCTATCACTCCCATTTTGGAGAAAAGCATATCATCATCTATTATGGAGTCATTCCAG AAAGGGGTGGGAAAGAAGGCAGTGAATCAGCTAGAGAAGACAGTTAGTTCAAAGCTTGAAGTTACAGTGGCCAGGCAAATCCAATCACAGTTTCAAACTTCTGGCAAGCAAGCTCTTCAG GATGCATTAAGGTCTACTCTAGAAGCCTCAATTATTCCTGCGTTTGAGATGTCCTGCAAAGTTATGTTTGATCAAGTTGATGCCACATTTCAGAAAGAGCTTAGTAAGCATATAAATGACACTCAGCAACAGTTCAATTCCATGCATTCTCCTTTGGCCATCACTCTGAGG GATGCTATCAATTCAGCATCATCACTCACTCAAACCTTAAGTGGAGAGCTGGCTGATGGCCAACAGCAGCTCTTAGCTTTGGCAGCTGCAGGTGCAAGCTCAGAAGTAGGAAATCCTTCAGCAAAGTTGGGCAATGGACCATTGCCTGGTTTGCATGAGATG CCCGAGGCACCTTTGGATCCAACAAAAGAATTATCAAGGTTAATAGCTGAGCGGAAGTATGAGGAGGCATTCACTGTAGCTCTGCACAGAAATGATGTCACAATAGTTTCCTGGTTATGTTCTCAG GTTGATCTACAAGGGATTTTGTCCATGTCACCGCTCCCACCTCTAAGCCAAGGAGTTCTGCTGGCCCTTCTACAGCAATTGGCATGTGATATTACTAACGAAACCTCTAGAAAGTTGGGATGGATGACAGATGTGGCTGCTGCTATAAACCCTGTCGATCCAATGATTGCAGTGCATGTAAGACCAATCTTTGAACAGGTTTACCAGGTAGTTATCAATCGAAGGAGTCTACCTAGTACTTCTGCTTCAGAAGCCCCAAGCATACGCCTTCTTCTGGTTGTCATAAATTCTGTGCTAAGGAGCTGTAAATGA